Within the Takifugu flavidus isolate HTHZ2018 chromosome 20, ASM371156v2, whole genome shotgun sequence genome, the region TCCAGATGTTTCCATCTGCATGCTCCTGACCAGTTCGCCCGTAGCTGCCGATCAAAGGTCATGACCCATTTGCTGTCATTTACATGGAACAAAGGTCAAAAGGATAAAGTTAACATAAAGAGACAGATCAAAGAAGCCCAACAAGATGACGTCATTTCAGACGGGACAAAACCCTTTTTTGTGCGTATAAAAATACACTTTTCACATTGAACTCCAAGTTTAGTGTCTTTTGATGTCACTTGTTCCCGCGGTGCCTCTTTCATCCCGTGAATGAGCCGCTCATCCGAGTCCCGCTGTCttcctcccgctcctcttcaTTTACACGCTCCCACCACTGACGTTCCCATCCATCATCTTGtctctgcctttttattttccattcatCGGctcttttgctttcatttccgGCTCGGTTCACTGcccctccaccacccacccacacacacagacacacacagacacacacacacacagacacacacagacacacacacagctagtTTCTTCTTTCATCACCTGGAAACCTAAATGGTCTCTCACATTAGTTCCTGTTTGTTTAAAGATTCCATTAAGGCTTCCGGATGATCCAATGAGCTGCAGAGCGAGACGCAGTCCTATCTGACCTAATAAAGCCTGTGTGCTGATGAATTATGGGCTGTCTGTCTACAGGGTGTTGATGGAGAGCCATTCGAATGACAGCCGGGACAGTGGTCATCACTGGTGGCATCCTAGCTTCAGTAATATTACTCCTCATCATCGCCGTCCTGTGCTACTGTCGGCTGCAGGTAAGACACGTCTGCATCTATAATGCtggacataaacacacatcagGGACAACGGCCCTGATCCGAGACCCTGACCTGCTTAGGGGTTGATTGGAATCTGAATGGGATGTTTAGTTCCAGAGCATTTGTCAACTGCAACAATTTAAATATATGAAATcggggaaaaacaggaaaatatctCAAATTATTGGGGTTTATCTTATTGGGCTTGCAGGGATTAAGTGACATAACGGTGAGAAGAGTccctgtgggggtgggggtgggggtgacaaCATAAGCACCATTTTACCAGCAGAAAGCTGAAGGTTTGAGCCAAATTTCTGCCCGATTTCCGTCGGAGCTGCTGAGATCTTTCCGTCTGCTCCGCGGCTGACCTTGTCATCACACATCAGCGGGGAAAAGAATCCAAAAACTGGTTCCACGGAGCTATAAATGCCAAATCTGCAGCCACAGAATTAGCTAcaaaagctgcagctcttctggtTTCACACCAGTGAGCAGAAATGTAATTTGTCAGAACTTTCACTTCAGCCCAAAGCAGAAGGGAAGGTCTGAAGCGGTTCCGTTGATCCGTATCCAGGACAAGGTTCCCCGCTGCTGAGGTCACAAATGTCTCCATTGTTCAGATCAACACCTTTTGTGATCATGAGGTGATGGATTTTTGTCCTGTATCGTGTTGGCGTCGACCTCTTTGAAGTCTTTACATCAAAGCCAgtgtcttcttctctctccagtATTATTGCTGTAAGAAAGAAGAGTCAgagtcggaggaggaggagccggacTTCGCCGTCACGTCCCACCTCCCTCCCGTCCATTCCAACCACAACATTGTGGCGGCTAcggccgccgcctcctccatcCCAAATGGCCCCGCCCTTTTCTCCACTCCCCCCCTGGCAAGAAAACTGACGCGCTCGCAGACCTTCTGTCCGTCGTGCACGCATTATGAGCCGCCTTTCTACCTCCAGCCACCCCCGCCTCCCAAGCCGGCGCTCCACCACCAGCCCGATGGCTTGAGGAACGGCGGCGAGCGGATCAACTACcgcagcatccagcagcaggacctgGACCTGCCAGTGCCTGTCAACATCACAAACTACCGAAAGCCCAACCTGGCGCGCTCCGTCACCATGAGGGACATGTTCACacgcagctgcagcatcagcaccgACGTGTAGCCGGGACCCGTGCACGCCCCCGTGACCCGGGAGGACCCGGACTGGAGGGTTTTTGTAATCTTGACCAGTTTTGTCCAGTGCAGTGTGGTTTGGTGGGTCCGTCCGTCTCTGTTAGCTCCCAGGAGAGGAGGATGCcctggctcaggtccagaacctcaCACATGGGCCAATAGAGTTTAGAGTATAAAACCATAACAATACTGAACAACTGgctttgctgttttttaaacCACAGCGTTTTATTCTTTGATAAAGTTTGCGTGCCCGATTTTATCTGGATTAGTCAACGTTCCAGCCCTGTCGGCGTAATCTTTAGCAGGGACATCCTCTCCGCTACAGCTGCAAACACCCAGATCCGGTCGGCTGGCGTCCCCTCCCGTGATGGGACCACCTTTTTGTCCCAGGAAATCACAAACATTTCGCTAAACTAGAggagagttgggggggggggggcagatttacACATTGTGATataaaaacagaatattttaaGACCATAAAGGGCTCGTAGAAGATGGAAGCATTTAACACAGTTGTTTCGGGGGCAGCAGAGGGCTCctccaggggggggggggggggtccagaacACACATGCGTTTGcatgcaggcgtgtgtgtgtgtgtgttacacagTCTGCCAGCCTGGCTGTGTGTGAATGAACCCAGCGGTGGGTTGCAATAATGATCAAATGGCACTGAGTTAGCCTCCAGGTGTCAGTGCCAGCAGGTGAGCGGCAGACACGCCCTTATTCTACTGCCAGAGGAGGAACCGCTGCTTATTAATTACCGGACTCCTCGTTAAGTTGCCTCCGACTCGCGAACCGACGGGCTCCAGATGACGTCACCTTTAAACGCACCTCTATAAATATCCAACCATCTATAACAAACGCGCTCTTCTCATCACGACGAGTCATTCGCCGCAAATATTCgggtttttatgtttttgttctCAGTGATGGGGTGTCCGacccggaccggaccggaccggaccggtgGGTTTAAGTTTGTCCTCTTGTGCTTCCCTGCAAATCCATCCTGActcacatgcgcgcgcacaaaCACGTGGACCTTTGTGGTGTCGTGCTTTGCTTTTATTCCACCTTTAAACGGACCTGTGACAGTCGCACCAGAAATGTAGTGCCATAGCTAcgatcttcatcatcgtcatcgtcgtcgtcatgGTTGCGTTGGCCTCAGTATTCCTGCATCACCTCATTATTTTTCAGTGCAGTACAGCAGAAGCATCTCTGTCTTTGGTTCTTCTGTATAACTAACGGACACATTGCTAATAAAATGGTGTAATTCTGACCCGCAGTGTCGCCGCTGATCCTTCCACTGAGTCTTTGAGCATTTAACATTTCTAATCTCCCCCTTTCTGCCTCCTGCCAAACGCTGAACTGCGGCTCGGGTGCATCATCCTGGATCATCTTATTTAATAAACTGCTAAACTGAGGGTAAATATCAGCTGTAGATGAAACGCAGGCTTTGGCAGGGACAGCAAATCCATACAGACAGGCCCAAAGCCACCGAGCCAAAAACAACATGTCTGCAGGATTCAGACCATTTGGTTTTCGTTTGTTGTGGCTGGAGCGAGGAGGCCGGCATCAGAGGAATGAAGCAGCGCTCCAGGCAGGTTTCAATCCCGTAGAACATCTCTGGATAGAATCACAGTCACAACACAGCTGATCACTAATAGGCGCGTTTGTGCAAATCTAGGAGATGAAAATCAGAGGCTATAAACCGAGCGAGTGAGGCAGGCGGCTCAGAGCTTTTCATACACATCGAGAGGAGAAGATGAGCAAGGACACAGAGGCCATTATTAGAAGGGTGAGTCAGAGCTACTGAAGGAGGCAGAACagaggctgaagaagctgcagaggagcgGCGTCGAACCCCGGCCTCCCCGTGGAGACGTCACCGGTGAGGGGGAAACCCACGACACCTGCCACGGCTGCATTTCACTCCTGGGGAGGAGGTTACAGCACACGCGTTTACTACACAAAATAAACCCCCATTGTTCAGCACATGATCCTCCACCAAACTTGGACGTGTGCACAGAGCATGTGCTCCAAGGACCTGCAAATAACAGAGGTTTACAAATTCATGCTAAACACTcgtgctagtgtgtgtgtgtgtgtgtgtgtgtgtgtgtgtgtcagaagaaGCACTTGCAGACTAAGTGAATTATTTAGAGGAATAATCTCTGATGGAGTAAGCAGAGATTGCAGCCGGCCTTCGGAGGTGTATTGATGTTTTCTCACATGCCCTGAATCATCCGCTCTCTTCCTGGGTTCATCTTTCTTTCTCcactgcttctctctctctctctctctctcttctcctccctcctttacTCCCCACTTTCAAACGTGGCCTTTTTATCTTCTCTGGCCATAATGCTCCCAACTGTGAAAACTAGATGCACTACAGAGGATTCCATGAATTATGAACATGCTAGCGGGCCGATGCTCTCTCGCTAACATTTAAGTCCAAAGTGTCCaaccctttcctcctccctttgttCCCATCGTCCTGCTTTTCCACCTCCATCTGTCATTCCTAATCCCATCCATGACCTGCACAGATTTCCATATTCCTACACCCTTCTGGTTAAGGTCAAGCCTCATAAATCTTCGGCATAATATACAACGATATAAATGCAGACCATGATGGTTCCGAGGGTAAAAACAGGCCAAATGCGCCGCATGTGAAAAGAAGAGAAGTATTTTTGAATATTAACCATTTGAAAACCTGGAGGGGCAAACAAGCAACACTAAATATAAACATTACGCCGCCTCCAAACATTTTTTAAGGCAGTTCCAACGTGGAAACGTCCGACAGATGTTCTGTGGTCTCGACCACCTCTGGGGATGAGTCCCAGACCAGCAGCAATAACATCACAGAACCCATCgatcagaaacaggaagcacgAAGGGCCGGACCCAACGCTCATCCGAGGAAAGAGGCCGTTCATGTGCAACATTTTCAACACAAAGAACGCGGACGGCCCCAGCTCGGAGAGCGGAATGCTGCCGTATCTAAAAACAGGCCGAAGCGCCCGTCTGAATTTTTCATTCGCCATCCTTTCTGTCTCTGGATAACAACCGATAAATAAGACATGAAACTTGTGGACATGACGCAAGAATGGGTTGATTTTCGGTGCTCTACCTTCACCGAAGGCCCGCTTCGCCCCCTTGCTCTCGTTCCCCTGTGAGCCCTCGTGCACGCTCTCCATCTGTTTCTCCGTGTTCCGGCATGTGGTGGAGAACTGAGTTTGTTTGGGAGAGATGATCTTTTATTTATGTGTCAGAGATCAAGATTCATCAAATCAGCGCTTCACATGAAACATCAGTCTTTAATTATTCCTCCGAGTCTACAACCGTGCGGGTTTTCCCAGTGCCGGTTCGGGTTCGAGAGCTGCTCGGCGCGGTCACGTGTCGCCCCCTGTCGGCCCAACAGGGTAACGTCAGcgctattttttaaaaactaatttaATGCAAACTGACATGATCGTGATTAATTTCACGATATAACTCGCCAGATCGGGACGTGGTGAAActagaatatattttaaaactttatGTAGGTGTATTTTTCAGGTTTGTGTGTGCGGTACCTTCGTTAGTTACTGAAGAGTCCCGTTTGTTCAGCCGCTGTTTGACCTGAAAGACAACAAAGATGACGAAGCAGACATAAACTCGAGCTAAAGTTTGCATAGTACATTATTTTCCAAATCAGAACGACTCTGTTCCTTAAAGAGACGTGTCATTTAACTATTTTATGTCACAAAACACGACGACAAACGATACCGACACAATTGTTTTGTTCTGAAGAAGCTAATTCGGAGGTAGCGTGAAAAGAATTTCTTACCGTGACCAAAAAATAACACCTTTCTTTTAAAATCTCCTGATAAAGTAAAACTGGATGAAATAACAAAATATTCCGTGAATTATTCCTCAAAGATTAGCGACACCTGTGACTGAGCGCGCGAGTTAATGACGTCTGATGCGCTTCTaatctgccccctggtggacgggAGGGGGATCTACACAATTTACacaatttcatttaaaacctaACATAAATATGAGGTGAGACAAAGAATGAGCCCATTAAATAATCAACTGTCAGTGGGGACAATAAATGTACAGATCCCTCCAATTGACCGTTTATGCTTTATTGATCTCTGTGAATGATTTCACATATTACATTCAAACGTCACAAAACCATGTTTGTCCGTGCTGTTTGCTTATGAATTCAGAGCTGAAAGACGTCCTCCTTTAACTCAATTTGCAGCCAGGAACTCTGTATCtgaaagagattaaaaaaaataaaataaaatcaaacttttCCTCCCGTCTGCATCCATGAGACTTTACTTGACCTCACCATCTTCTTCGGTCTTGCCACAGTACTCCTGACACTCCGCCTTGCTGTAGAACTTGTTGGCGTTATTCTGGCAGAAGTCCACTTTGTAGGGCACACACAGACCGGCGGAGGAGTCGAAAGCCCAGATGGGCGGCTGACCTGAGCACGGCTTCGGCGACATGGGCAGACGGCACACGGCTGGAgagacagagcagaacagagccAAGGGGGCAGAATCACAGCAGGCATTCACTTGAGTTTCATTAATGTTGCGTCACATCTTCTGCTATCTGCTGTGTGCAGATGATGTGCTCCTTACCCTCGGTGCGACAGCTCTGCAGACACTCCCTCTCGGTTTTAAAGTTGTTCTGGTTGCCCAAACACCCTCCGTAGTTGAAGAGTTCGCAGCTCATGGAGGAGGAGTTGTAGAAGTAATGCTGGAAAAACCCGAAGCAGGGTCCCGTGTCTGGAGCCGCTCTACAGGCCTCTGTGAGCGAGAGGCTCCTTGAATCAGCTGCACCACAAGCTGAAGATGTCTTCAGGCGTCCGCGTCAGGAGGACTTACCGGTTCCGTTAAAAAAAGACGGATCCATGCCGGAACTTTCGGAGTCATCCAGGTTTAACGCCGCCACCacgttcctcttcctccgctgCTCCGAGATGGAGACCAGTCAGTTATTGAGCGGAAGGTATGTGAGTAAATGAACACGTGTGTAACACCTGTACCTGGGGCTCAGGCTGAGTCGTGGGGTCCTCCACCGGCTCTCCAGGGACACAGTCGCCTGCAGGGCCAAAGACAAACGTCTCCTGATCTCCTGTCACTTCTACAGCATGTTTAACGCTGGGGTTGTGTCGCACCTCTGTCCTGCTTTATGAAGATGTTCTCCTCGCTGATGCCGTGCTGTCTCGCCAGCGCTTTTACGTCCTCCACCAGGCTGTCTCGCACCGTCTTGGTCCGAGCTGGACGAGACGTTGGCGAATTTGTCAAAAGCTGCTTCGTTCAGACGAAACCGCTCAAAAAGCCGACTCACAGAAAAGTCTGACGGTGACGAGCTCCTCTTCTGGGGC harbors:
- the fam163ba gene encoding protein FAM163B → MTAGTVVITGGILASVILLLIIAVLCYCRLQYYCCKKEESESEEEEPDFAVTSHLPPVHSNHNIVAATAAASSIPNGPALFSTPPLARKLTRSQTFCPSCTHYEPPFYLQPPPPPKPALHHQPDGLRNGGERINYRSIQQQDLDLPVPVNITNYRKPNLARSVTMRDMFTRSCSISTDV